Proteins encoded in a region of the Rutidosis leptorrhynchoides isolate AG116_Rl617_1_P2 chromosome 9, CSIRO_AGI_Rlap_v1, whole genome shotgun sequence genome:
- the LOC139869058 gene encoding uncharacterized protein, with the protein MPVKPVLTKPEISGRLALWAVELGAYQISYLPRSAVKGQVLADYLAEMTGELEVINERTALKPVVDEIWDLFTDGASCTEGAGAGLVLASPSGEEHTYALRFNFDVTNNEAEYEALLAGLNIAQKMNITKLRAFTDSQLVANQFNGSFEAHDSSMQKYLQLLKELAERFKYFELAQVPRTQNKKADALGKLAALTFLHFQKQVWVEELPSKSIDNDLMVASVEEEQPNWMEPILQYIRGDVLPSDKREARLVRERAPMYIIQNDILYRKSYCGPMMRCVGPIEAEMIVEEVHSGSCALHSGYKTIAAKIMPWVTFGHPCIAMLQKLLSDVKVAKDMLRRIGCQGMI; encoded by the coding sequence ATGCCGGTCAAGCCAGTCTTAACAAAGCCAGAAATATCTGGTAGACTCGCGTTGTGGGCAGTAGAGTTAGGTGCTTATCAAATTTCTTACCTTCCGCGCAGCGCTGTAAAGGGCCAGGTTTTGGCGGATTACCTCGCTGAAATGACTGGGGAGTTAgaggtgattaatgagcgaacAGCATTAAAACCAGTGGTTGACGAAATTTGGGATTTGTTTACTGATGGAGCTTCGTGTACAGAAGGCGCGGGTGCGGGTTTGGTCTTGGCAAGCCCAAGTGGTGAAGAGCATACGTATGCATTGCGTTTTAATTTTGATGTCACAaataatgaagcagagtatgaagcATTACTTGCTGGTTTAAATATTGCGCAAAAAATGAATATCACTAAGTTACGGGCATTTACAGATTCGCAGTTAGTAGCAAATCAGTTTAATGGTTCTTTCGAAGCACATGATTCTTCAATGCAGAAATATTTGCAGTTATTGAAAGAATTGGCAGAGCGGTTTAAGTATtttgaactcgcgcaagtgccaagaacccaaaataagaaggcggatgctttGGGTAAATTGGCTGCTCTAACATTTTTGCACTTTCAAAAACAAGTTTGGGTTGAAGAATTGCCAAGCAAATCAATAGATAACGACTTAATGGTTGCATCTGTTGAAGAGGAacagccaaattggatggaaccaatccTGCAATACATTCGCGGTGATGTTTTGCCAAGTGATAAGCGCGAAGCTCGCCTAGTAAGAGAGCGAGCACCAAtgtatatcattcaaaatgatattttatatcgcAAGTCATACTGCGGTCCAATGATGCGATGTGTTGGTCCAATTGAGGCAGAAATGATAGTTGAAGAAGTGCATAGCGGTTCTTGTGCACTACATTCAGGCTATAAAACTATTGCGGCAAAAATTATGCCatgggttacttttggccatcCTTGTATCGCGATGTTGCAAAAATTGTTAAGCGATGTAAAAGTTGCCAAAGACATGCTCCGCAGAATCGGATGCCAAGGCATGATATGA
- the LOC139869056 gene encoding uncharacterized protein — protein sequence MACKCEILCGNALSADSVFRFTSAAHPQANDLCEVTNRDIVSGIKKRLFEKRTGWVDELPNVLWAHRTTFKKSIGETPFSLVYGSEAVIPAEILMPTHRVANFEEEADDDALGENLNFIEERRLMAAIREANNKQQIAKYYNKRVRALSFDVGEWVLRNNDASRAEKLGKLGPNWEGPYQVVAVNAAGSYKLADVEGRTLPNA from the exons atggcgtgcaagtgcgaaattttgtgtGGGAATGCATTGTCTGCAGATTCGGTATTCCGC TTTACATCAGCGGCGCATCCACAGGCTAATGACTTATGCGAAGTAACCAACCGTGATATTgtaagcggtattaaaaagaggttattTGAAAAGCGAAcgggttgggtagatgaattacccaatgtgttgtGGGCACATCGTACTACTTTCAAGAAAAGCATaggggaaacaccttttagtttggtttatggctctgaggcagtaatACCCGCTGAAATTCTTATGCCAACGCATAGAGTCGCTAACTTTGAAGAAGAAGCAGACGATGATGCATTGGGTGAGAATTTGAATTTCATTGAAGAGCGAAGGTTAATGGCTGCTATCAGAGAGGCAAATAATAAACAGCAAATTGCcaagtattataacaaaagagtgcgtgctttGTCATTTGATGTTGGCGAATGGGTGTTGCGAAATAATGATGCAAGTAGAGCGGAAAAACTTGGAAAATTAGGACCTAACTGGGAGGGTCCTTATCAAGTTGTGGCAGTTAATGCGGCCGGTTCATATAAGCTTGCAGATGTGGAAGGGCGAACTTTACCCAATGCATGA